The proteins below are encoded in one region of Segatella copri:
- a CDS encoding L-serine ammonia-lyase: protein MKSLKELYRVGKGPSSSHTMGPQRAAKLFQERCPNASYYEVTLYGSLAATGKGHMTDVAIEEVLRPHKTVNIIWQPQTFLPYHPNGMKFVGKDLNGDIIDEWTVYSIGGGAISDGTAGNEELGAKDVYDLNKLADIKQWCYDNGRSFWEYVEKCESEDIWDYLDMVWQTMKQSIRNGLNHEGVLPGPLKLQRKAATYYIKAKGYRASLQSRGLVYAYALAVSEENASGGTIVTAPTCGACGVLPAVLYHMFTSHDMSEQRILRALATAGLVGNIVKQNASISGADVGCQGEVGVACAMASAAACQLFGGSPAQVEYAAEMGLEHHLGMTCDPVCGLVQIPCIERNAFAAARALDADLYASFSDGHHTVSFDRVVEVMRQTGHDLPSLYKETSEGGLAKGFPRDI, encoded by the coding sequence ATGAAGTCATTAAAGGAATTATATAGAGTAGGTAAGGGGCCATCGAGCAGTCATACGATGGGGCCTCAGCGTGCAGCCAAACTTTTTCAGGAGCGTTGCCCTAACGCTTCTTATTATGAAGTAACCCTCTATGGAAGTCTGGCTGCTACAGGTAAGGGACACATGACTGATGTGGCAATAGAAGAAGTGCTCAGACCTCATAAAACTGTGAATATTATCTGGCAGCCACAGACTTTCCTTCCTTATCATCCCAACGGAATGAAATTTGTGGGCAAGGATCTGAACGGCGATATTATCGATGAATGGACCGTTTACAGTATTGGTGGTGGAGCCATATCAGATGGTACTGCCGGCAACGAAGAGCTGGGCGCCAAGGATGTCTATGATCTGAACAAGCTCGCCGACATCAAGCAATGGTGCTATGATAACGGACGCTCATTCTGGGAGTATGTTGAGAAATGCGAATCGGAAGATATCTGGGATTATCTCGACATGGTTTGGCAAACGATGAAGCAGAGCATCAGAAATGGTTTGAACCATGAAGGTGTTTTGCCGGGTCCGCTGAAGCTACAGCGTAAGGCTGCCACCTATTATATAAAGGCGAAGGGTTACCGTGCTTCCCTGCAGAGCCGCGGCTTGGTTTATGCTTATGCGCTGGCTGTGAGCGAAGAGAATGCTTCGGGTGGTACCATCGTTACAGCTCCTACCTGTGGCGCCTGTGGTGTATTGCCAGCTGTACTCTACCACATGTTTACTTCTCATGATATGAGTGAACAGCGCATCTTGAGAGCCTTGGCTACAGCCGGATTGGTGGGCAACATCGTAAAGCAGAATGCTTCTATCAGTGGTGCTGATGTAGGTTGCCAGGGCGAGGTAGGTGTTGCCTGCGCCATGGCTTCGGCTGCAGCCTGCCAGCTTTTCGGAGGCAGTCCGGCTCAGGTAGAATATGCTGCCGAAATGGGATTGGAGCATCATCTCGGAATGACCTGCGACCCGGTTTGCGGACTGGTTCAGATTCCTTGCATCGAGCGAAATGCCTTTGCTGCCGCCCGAGCTTTGGATGCAGACCTCTACGCTTCCTTCTCAGATGGCCATCATACCGTATCTTTCGACCGTGTAGTTGAAGTAATGCGACAGACGGGTCATGACCTACCTTCGCTTTACAAGGAAACAAGCGAAGGCGGTTTGGCAAAGGGATTTCCAAGAGACATTTAG
- the htpG gene encoding molecular chaperone HtpG produces MTQKGNIGVTTENIFPVIKKFLYSDHDIFLREMVSNAVDATQKLKTLAAQGDFKGEIGDTTVRVSLDEKAGTLTISDHGIGMTEEEIDKYINQIAFSGVTDFLDKYKENANAIIGHFGLGFYSSFMVASKVEIITKSYKEGIKAVKWSCDGSPAFEIEDADKAERGSDIILHIADDCKEFLQKNKIEELLNKYCKFMAVPVAFGKKTEWKDGKNVETDEDNIINNVEPLWTKAPSTLKDEDYKKFYHTLYPMQDDPLFWIHLNVDFPFNLTGILYFPRIKSSIDMQRNKIQLYCNQVFVTDQVEGIVPEFLTLLHGVIDSPDIPLNVSRSYLQSDSNVKKISTYITKKVADRLNSIFKENRKEFEEKWDDLKIFINYGMLSQEDFYERAKDFALLKDVEGKYFTFEEYKTLIKDNQTDKDGNLVYLYANNKEEQYSYIEAAKQKGYSVLLMEGQLDTPMVNMLEQKLEKSRFTRVDADIIDRLIVKEDAKKTDLSKEQSDNLTEVFRSQMPQLDKAEFFVEIQALGEQNQPVLITQNEYMRRMKAMSQFQAGMNFYGQMPDSYNIVLNSDHALVKKVLEDAEANTAETLKPILAEIKGQEARLAVLHQEQQNKKKPEEITQQEKDDVHNTEKAISDEKAKRNEIISGYAKNNNIVHQLIDLALLQNGMLKGASLDAFLKRSVDMIK; encoded by the coding sequence ATGACACAGAAAGGTAATATTGGTGTAACGACAGAGAACATTTTCCCTGTCATCAAGAAATTCTTATATTCAGATCACGACATTTTCCTCCGCGAGATGGTTTCAAACGCCGTAGATGCTACACAGAAGTTGAAGACTCTTGCAGCTCAGGGCGATTTCAAGGGCGAGATAGGCGACACAACCGTTCGTGTCTCTCTCGATGAGAAGGCTGGAACCTTGACTATCAGCGACCATGGTATAGGTATGACTGAGGAGGAAATCGATAAATATATCAACCAGATTGCATTCTCAGGCGTAACTGACTTCCTCGACAAGTATAAGGAGAATGCCAACGCCATCATCGGCCACTTCGGTCTCGGCTTCTATTCTTCTTTCATGGTAGCCAGCAAGGTAGAAATCATCACTAAGAGCTACAAAGAGGGAATCAAGGCTGTAAAGTGGAGCTGCGATGGTTCACCTGCTTTCGAAATCGAAGATGCAGACAAGGCTGAGCGTGGTTCAGACATCATCCTCCATATTGCTGATGATTGCAAGGAATTCCTGCAGAAGAACAAGATTGAGGAACTTCTGAACAAGTACTGCAAGTTTATGGCAGTGCCTGTTGCTTTCGGCAAGAAGACCGAATGGAAGGACGGCAAGAATGTGGAGACTGATGAGGATAACATTATTAATAATGTGGAGCCTCTCTGGACCAAGGCTCCTAGCACACTGAAGGATGAGGACTACAAGAAGTTCTATCACACCCTTTATCCGATGCAGGACGACCCGTTGTTCTGGATTCATCTGAATGTAGACTTCCCATTCAATCTCACGGGTATTCTCTACTTCCCACGCATCAAGAGCAGCATCGACATGCAGCGCAACAAGATTCAGCTCTATTGCAACCAGGTGTTCGTAACCGACCAGGTAGAAGGCATTGTACCAGAATTCCTCACATTGCTTCATGGTGTAATCGATTCACCGGACATTCCGCTGAATGTAAGCCGCAGCTACCTGCAGAGCGACAGCAACGTGAAGAAGATTTCTACCTACATCACCAAGAAGGTAGCCGATCGTCTGAACTCTATCTTCAAGGAGAACCGCAAGGAGTTTGAAGAGAAATGGGATGATCTCAAGATCTTCATCAACTACGGAATGCTCTCTCAGGAAGATTTCTACGAGCGCGCAAAGGACTTCGCACTTCTGAAAGATGTTGAGGGCAAGTACTTTACTTTCGAGGAGTACAAGACGCTGATTAAGGACAATCAGACCGATAAGGACGGCAACCTGGTTTATCTCTATGCCAACAATAAGGAAGAGCAGTATTCTTATATCGAGGCTGCCAAGCAGAAGGGTTATTCTGTACTTCTGATGGAAGGTCAGCTCGATACGCCGATGGTAAACATGCTGGAGCAGAAGCTGGAGAAGAGCCGCTTTACACGTGTTGACGCCGACATCATCGACCGCCTCATCGTGAAGGAAGATGCTAAGAAGACCGATTTGAGCAAAGAGCAGTCTGACAACTTGACAGAAGTATTCCGCTCTCAGATGCCTCAGCTTGACAAGGCAGAATTCTTTGTTGAAATTCAGGCTTTGGGCGAACAGAACCAGCCAGTGCTCATCACTCAGAACGAGTACATGCGCCGTATGAAGGCGATGAGCCAGTTCCAGGCAGGCATGAACTTCTACGGTCAGATGCCAGACAGCTACAACATCGTACTGAACTCAGACCATGCTCTGGTAAAGAAGGTATTGGAAGATGCTGAGGCCAACACTGCTGAAACATTGAAGCCAATCCTTGCAGAAATCAAGGGTCAGGAAGCTCGCCTTGCCGTACTCCATCAGGAGCAGCAGAACAAGAAGAAGCCTGAAGAGATTACCCAGCAGGAGAAGGATGATGTTCACAATACAGAGAAGGCCATCAGCGATGAGAAGGCTAAGCGTAACGAAATCATCTCGGGCTATGCTAAGAACAACAACATTGTTCACCAGCTCATCGACCTCGCCCTGCTTCAGAACGGTATGTTGAAGGGTGCTTCGCTCGACGCATTCCTCAAGAGAAGCGTTGACATGATTAAGTAA
- a CDS encoding RNA polymerase sigma factor, whose amino-acid sequence MEQTNSNYSIIADYYSEHYNELKLYVMSRSLPADEAEDIVQNTFVRLLRGDKMITPVTLPCFVYTIAKNLIIDYYRRKHKIEEYEHFLGASDWMGRYDVDGESVFSAQQTNEILERGIARLTEKRSKVYRLNLFEGMQVSEIAQSLNLGYKAAENRLTLARKEIRDYMKKELAS is encoded by the coding sequence ATGGAACAAACAAATTCAAATTACAGCATTATTGCTGATTATTACTCTGAACACTACAACGAGCTGAAGTTGTATGTCATGTCCCGTTCGCTTCCGGCAGACGAGGCTGAAGACATCGTGCAGAATACTTTTGTGCGATTACTTCGAGGCGATAAGATGATTACGCCTGTTACTTTACCTTGTTTTGTATACACCATTGCCAAGAATCTGATTATCGATTATTACCGGCGCAAGCATAAGATTGAGGAGTATGAACACTTCCTGGGAGCTAGCGACTGGATGGGAAGATATGATGTTGATGGCGAATCAGTTTTCTCTGCCCAGCAGACCAACGAGATTCTGGAGCGTGGCATTGCCCGGCTCACAGAGAAGAGAAGCAAGGTTTACCGCCTGAATCTCTTCGAAGGAATGCAGGTGAGCGAGATTGCCCAAAGTCTGAACCTCGGATATAAAGCGGCTGAGAATCGTCTGACTCTGGCTAGAAAAGAAATAAGAGATTATATGAAAAAAGAGTTGGCTAGTTAA
- a CDS encoding aminoacyl-histidine dipeptidase, whose translation MNKSELKPALVFEQFAKINEIPRPSKHEENMIEFLKSFGEAHQLETLVDETGNVLIRKAATPGYEHAETIILQSHMDMVCDKLVDVDFDFHKDAIQTYVDGEWLKAKGTTLGADDGIGCAIELAILASNDIEHGPIECVFTRDEETGLTGAHGMKAGFMTGKMLINLDSEDEGEIFVSCAGGQTTHATFHFSREEAPAGYFFMEASLKGLNGGHSGDDINKKRANAIKILARFLFLENEKLDGSLRLVSFNSGKMHNAIPRDGKFVFAVKNADKEQVRADWNIFASEVEDEFHVTEQAMLFNMSSTDAAPVIEKAVADKFVMALQAVDNGPLTTCQDEAIAWMVETSSNVASVMTDENSINIVASQRSNVMSNLENMTNTVKAAFLLAGAEVTVGDKYPAWKMRANSELTDLAVKAYEKLFGKKPLVKGIHAGLECGLFSERYPELDMVSFGPTLRNVHTPDEALLIPTVEMVWDHLLEILRSVAK comes from the coding sequence ATGAATAAAAGTGAATTGAAGCCTGCTCTCGTGTTCGAGCAGTTCGCAAAAATCAACGAAATACCTCGTCCTTCCAAGCACGAGGAGAACATGATTGAGTTTTTGAAATCTTTCGGAGAGGCTCATCAGCTCGAAACGCTGGTAGATGAAACCGGTAATGTGCTCATCCGTAAAGCTGCCACTCCAGGCTACGAGCATGCAGAAACCATCATCCTGCAGAGCCACATGGACATGGTTTGCGATAAACTGGTAGATGTTGATTTCGATTTCCACAAAGACGCCATCCAGACTTACGTAGACGGAGAATGGCTTAAGGCAAAAGGCACTACATTGGGTGCTGACGACGGTATAGGCTGCGCCATCGAGCTGGCTATCCTGGCAAGCAACGATATTGAGCATGGTCCTATCGAGTGCGTCTTTACACGTGATGAAGAAACCGGACTGACCGGTGCTCACGGTATGAAGGCGGGCTTTATGACCGGAAAGATGCTCATCAATCTTGACTCAGAGGATGAGGGCGAAATCTTCGTATCCTGCGCCGGTGGTCAGACAACCCATGCCACTTTCCACTTCTCACGCGAAGAGGCTCCTGCGGGTTATTTCTTCATGGAAGCTTCGCTGAAGGGTCTCAACGGTGGTCACTCGGGCGATGACATCAACAAGAAGCGCGCCAATGCCATCAAGATTCTTGCCCGCTTCCTCTTCCTCGAAAATGAGAAACTGGATGGAAGTCTGCGCCTCGTAAGCTTCAACAGCGGCAAAATGCACAATGCGATTCCTCGCGACGGAAAATTTGTTTTCGCCGTCAAAAATGCTGATAAGGAACAGGTTCGTGCCGACTGGAACATCTTTGCATCAGAAGTAGAAGATGAATTCCACGTAACCGAACAGGCTATGCTGTTCAATATGAGCAGCACCGATGCTGCACCTGTCATCGAGAAAGCTGTAGCTGACAAGTTCGTAATGGCTCTCCAGGCTGTAGACAACGGTCCGCTTACTACCTGTCAGGATGAGGCGATTGCCTGGATGGTAGAAACCTCAAGCAATGTGGCAAGCGTGATGACCGATGAAAACAGCATCAACATCGTAGCTTCTCAGCGAAGTAACGTGATGAGCAATCTGGAGAACATGACCAACACCGTAAAGGCAGCCTTCCTTCTGGCTGGCGCCGAGGTAACTGTAGGCGACAAGTATCCAGCTTGGAAGATGCGCGCCAACAGCGAGCTTACCGACCTGGCTGTGAAGGCTTATGAAAAGCTCTTTGGCAAAAAGCCATTGGTAAAGGGTATTCATGCCGGTTTGGAGTGTGGTCTTTTCTCAGAGCGTTATCCTGAGCTCGATATGGTAAGTTTCGGTCCTACCCTTCGCAATGTTCACACCCCAGACGAGGCTCTTCTCATTCCTACAGTAGAGATGGTTTGGGATCACTTGCTGGAGATTCTCCGCAGCGTGGCTAAATAA
- a CDS encoding OmpH family outer membrane protein: MRKNILSSVAIAAVAALSLASCNKSQPQVEAKSESKAPAELKIAYVEVDSIMTQYTFAKEYSSILEKKGQNIQATIAQKGQQLQAAAANFQQKIQQNAYTREQAEAIQAGLQKQNNDLQGLQQRLSNEFAAEQEKYNKALHDSIANYLARYNKDKKYSIIFSKSGDNLLYADKAYDITKEVISGLNKAYKGKLKKEEAAPAKK; the protein is encoded by the coding sequence ATGAGAAAGAACATTTTGAGTTCAGTGGCAATTGCAGCTGTTGCTGCCCTGTCATTGGCATCATGCAACAAATCTCAGCCTCAGGTAGAGGCTAAGTCAGAGAGCAAGGCTCCTGCTGAATTGAAGATTGCTTATGTAGAGGTAGACTCTATCATGACTCAGTATACCTTTGCTAAGGAGTATTCTTCTATCTTGGAGAAGAAGGGGCAGAACATTCAGGCTACTATTGCGCAGAAGGGCCAGCAGCTTCAGGCAGCAGCAGCCAACTTCCAGCAGAAGATTCAGCAGAATGCTTACACCCGCGAGCAGGCTGAGGCTATCCAGGCTGGACTGCAGAAGCAGAACAACGACCTGCAGGGCTTGCAGCAGCGCTTGAGCAACGAGTTTGCTGCTGAGCAGGAGAAGTACAACAAGGCGCTCCACGACAGCATTGCCAACTATCTTGCCCGCTATAACAAGGACAAGAAGTACAGCATTATCTTCTCTAAGAGCGGCGATAATCTGCTCTATGCTGACAAGGCTTACGATATTACAAAAGAGGTGATTTCCGGCTTGAACAAGGCTTACAAGGGAAAGCTGAAGAAAGAGGAGGCTGCTCCTGCTAAAAAGTAA
- the nth gene encoding endonuclease III encodes MLRKERYDFILNHFRSALPNVTTELQFGSAFQLLVATLLSAQCTDKRINMVTPALFARYPDAQHMAQASEEDIYELISSVSYPNAKAKHLAEMSRQLVEMFGGEVPEAADDLEKLAGVGRKTANVIRAVWFGHATMAVDTHVYRVSHRMGLVPKTADTPRKVEDYLMKHIPAEDIPNAHHWILLHGRYICKSTKPLCDKCFFNEYCPKLLKDSKL; translated from the coding sequence ATGCTTCGTAAGGAAAGATACGATTTTATATTGAATCATTTCAGAAGTGCGCTGCCGAATGTAACTACCGAGTTGCAGTTCGGTAGCGCATTTCAGCTTCTGGTGGCTACCTTGCTTTCTGCGCAATGCACCGACAAACGCATCAACATGGTTACGCCTGCTCTCTTTGCCCGTTATCCTGATGCGCAGCACATGGCACAGGCGAGCGAGGAAGATATTTATGAGTTGATCAGTTCGGTGAGTTATCCGAATGCCAAGGCGAAGCATCTTGCTGAAATGTCTCGCCAGCTGGTTGAGATGTTCGGAGGTGAGGTGCCTGAGGCTGCGGATGATTTGGAGAAGTTGGCAGGAGTGGGGCGCAAGACTGCGAATGTGATTCGTGCCGTATGGTTCGGTCATGCTACGATGGCGGTGGATACGCATGTTTACCGTGTGAGTCATCGTATGGGGTTGGTGCCGAAAACGGCAGATACGCCCCGAAAAGTAGAAGATTATCTGATGAAACACATTCCGGCTGAGGATATTCCGAATGCGCATCATTGGATTCTGCTGCATGGCAGATATATTTGCAAGAGTACGAAGCCGCTCTGCGATAAATGCTTTTTTAATGAATATTGCCCAAAACTATTAAAGGACAGTAAGCTTTAG
- the aroC gene encoding chorismate synthase — protein MRNTFGNLFTLTTFGESHGIAVGGVIDGFPAGIEIDMDFIQSELNRRRPGQSHITTARKEADKVEFLSGVFEGKSTGTPIGFEVRNQNQHSQDYENMRCLFRPSHADFTYHEKYGVRDYRGGGRSSARITIARCVGGALAKLALRQLGISITAYTSQVGSIALEKDYHLYDLNTIEDNPVRCPDQRKAKEMEDLIAQVKADGDTIGGIITCVIKGCPVGLGEPEFGKLHAQLGAAMLGINAVKGFEYGEGFAGVTARGSEQNDVFIPKADAAETPADAAVNQDIAARITTKSNHSGGIQGGLSNGQDIYFRVAFKPIATLLMEQNTVDLEGNATMLTARGRHDPCVLPRAVPVVEAMAAMVILDNYLLNKTIKL, from the coding sequence ATGAGGAATACATTTGGCAATCTTTTCACTCTCACTACGTTTGGAGAGAGTCATGGAATAGCTGTAGGAGGCGTTATTGACGGATTTCCTGCAGGCATAGAAATCGACATGGACTTTATCCAGAGCGAGCTGAACCGCCGACGCCCAGGACAGAGCCACATCACTACGGCCAGAAAGGAAGCTGACAAGGTAGAGTTTCTGAGTGGTGTGTTCGAAGGCAAATCAACAGGAACCCCTATCGGCTTTGAGGTGCGTAACCAGAACCAGCATTCTCAGGACTATGAGAACATGCGCTGTCTCTTCCGCCCTTCTCACGCAGATTTCACCTATCACGAGAAGTATGGCGTACGCGACTATCGTGGCGGCGGCCGTTCTTCAGCCCGCATCACCATTGCCCGATGCGTAGGCGGAGCTTTGGCTAAACTTGCCTTGCGACAGTTGGGCATCAGCATCACGGCCTATACATCGCAGGTGGGCAGCATCGCGCTGGAGAAAGATTATCATCTGTATGACCTTAACACCATAGAAGATAATCCGGTGCGCTGTCCTGACCAGCGGAAGGCGAAGGAGATGGAAGATCTCATCGCCCAGGTTAAGGCCGACGGCGATACGATTGGTGGAATCATCACTTGCGTCATCAAGGGTTGCCCGGTAGGATTGGGCGAGCCTGAATTTGGCAAGCTTCATGCCCAACTGGGTGCTGCCATGCTTGGCATTAACGCCGTGAAGGGTTTTGAATATGGTGAGGGATTTGCCGGAGTTACTGCCCGCGGAAGTGAGCAGAATGATGTCTTTATCCCGAAGGCTGATGCTGCAGAGACGCCAGCTGATGCTGCTGTGAATCAGGATATTGCTGCCCGTATTACAACAAAGAGCAATCATAGCGGAGGAATACAGGGCGGTTTGAGCAATGGTCAGGACATCTATTTCCGTGTTGCCTTTAAGCCAATTGCTACTCTGCTGATGGAGCAGAATACGGTAGATTTGGAAGGAAATGCCACCATGCTGACTGCCCGCGGCCGTCATGATCCTTGCGTTTTGCCAAGAGCCGTGCCAGTGGTTGAAGCCATGGCTGCCATGGTGATTTTGGATAACTATCTCTTGAATAAAACAATAAAACTTTAA
- a CDS encoding peptidylprolyl isomerase, whose amino-acid sequence METNNKNKFIVVSYALYDVTNGDNGEEMLIERTTDERPFIFISGMGVTLPAFEEKVVDLAKGDEFDFQLDPEQAYGQHYDERVLELDKQIFTINGQFDAQHVQVGAIIPLQNEDGNHFNAVVKNISDTKVTCDLNHPLAGLKLNFCGQILESREATAEEIAKMAQMISGEGGGCSGGCDNCGGDCKDGNCEGGCEGGCEGGCNK is encoded by the coding sequence ATGGAAACAAACAACAAAAACAAGTTTATTGTAGTTTCATACGCACTGTATGATGTAACTAATGGTGACAACGGCGAGGAAATGCTCATCGAGCGCACAACCGACGAGCGTCCGTTCATCTTCATCAGCGGTATGGGTGTTACCCTGCCAGCTTTCGAAGAGAAGGTGGTAGACCTGGCTAAAGGTGATGAGTTCGACTTCCAGCTGGACCCAGAGCAGGCTTACGGACAGCACTATGATGAGCGCGTACTGGAGCTCGACAAGCAGATTTTTACCATCAACGGCCAGTTTGATGCACAGCACGTACAGGTAGGCGCTATCATCCCATTGCAGAACGAGGATGGCAACCACTTCAACGCAGTAGTGAAGAACATCAGCGATACAAAGGTAACCTGCGACCTGAACCACCCATTGGCTGGCTTGAAGCTCAACTTCTGCGGCCAGATTCTCGAGAGCCGCGAGGCTACTGCTGAGGAGATTGCCAAGATGGCTCAGATGATCAGCGGCGAAGGTGGCGGCTGCTCAGGTGGCTGCGACAACTGCGGCGGCGACTGCAAGGATGGCAACTGTGAAGGTGGTTGTGAAGGTGGTTGCGAAGGCGGCTGCAACAAGTAA
- a CDS encoding PepSY-like domain-containing protein, whose amino-acid sequence MKRILRILMIAICCMVSCNMVANAGNDKPISVNALPAKAQTLLSQHFNGQKVMLATIESGVVSRSYDVVLQNGTKLEFDKKGNLTEIDCKQATVPDQLIPQAIKNYLMANYAGQSVKKIEMNKNEYEVELANGLDLTFNKHFQLIDID is encoded by the coding sequence ATGAAAAGAATTTTGCGAATTTTGATGATTGCCATCTGCTGCATGGTTTCATGCAATATGGTGGCGAATGCGGGCAACGACAAACCTATCTCTGTAAATGCACTTCCTGCCAAGGCTCAGACCTTACTCAGCCAGCATTTCAATGGTCAGAAGGTGATGCTTGCTACCATTGAGTCGGGCGTTGTGAGCAGAAGCTACGACGTGGTTCTGCAGAATGGCACGAAGCTGGAGTTCGACAAAAAGGGAAATCTTACAGAGATTGACTGCAAGCAGGCCACCGTGCCAGACCAGCTGATTCCGCAAGCCATCAAGAATTACCTGATGGCTAATTATGCAGGACAATCGGTGAAAAAGATAGAAATGAACAAGAATGAATACGAGGTAGAACTGGCTAACGGATTGGATTTGACCTTCAACAAGCATTTCCAATTAATAGATATTGACTGA
- a CDS encoding rhodanese-like domain-containing protein, whose translation MKKIFIMSIITMLSSLYSCQAQNKGYKSLSADDYEKAIADTAVIRLDVRTAEEFANGHIRGAINIDVLKSDFEQKAAATLPKSKTIAVNCRSGKRSKNAAAILTKNGYQVIELDSGFIGWQAAGKEIVKE comes from the coding sequence ATGAAGAAAATATTTATCATGAGCATTATAACCATGCTATCAAGCCTGTATTCTTGTCAGGCGCAAAATAAGGGCTATAAGAGTCTGTCGGCAGATGACTATGAGAAAGCCATCGCTGACACCGCAGTAATCCGTCTCGACGTACGAACCGCAGAGGAGTTTGCCAATGGGCATATTCGGGGCGCAATCAACATTGACGTACTGAAATCAGACTTCGAGCAGAAGGCCGCTGCCACTCTTCCCAAAAGCAAGACTATCGCCGTGAACTGCCGAAGCGGCAAGCGAAGCAAAAATGCCGCAGCTATATTGACAAAGAACGGCTATCAGGTAATAGAACTCGATTCCGGCTTTATTGGCTGGCAGGCAGCAGGAAAAGAAATCGTAAAGGAGTAA
- a CDS encoding smalltalk protein — MKANTWKTILQVAISILTAIATTLGVTSCMG; from the coding sequence ATGAAAGCGAACACTTGGAAAACAATTCTGCAGGTAGCCATCAGCATTCTGACCGCTATCGCTACTACGCTCGGAGTAACGAGCTGCATGGGATAA
- a CDS encoding HU family DNA-binding protein: MINYSIVMRSVNANLLEINQAKSRINQAKKEGTTPDPKDLELVKTEKQNAFAISQYTDIMTIEKFAKHITSHGSVYSRADISAILYIAVDCMREMLLEGKKIRLGDLGDFSLLLTSKGAEDADKFTAQNITGVKVQWEPGQEFKNLRDDAEFNLVASRSAQAAVIKAIKEGKTNVDLNAPTTPDNTPGGSTPGGSNTGQTGSDGQGSESGGGTTGKDDTGDGLE, translated from the coding sequence ATGATTAATTACAGCATCGTAATGCGTAGCGTGAACGCAAATCTTCTGGAAATCAACCAGGCGAAATCACGCATCAACCAGGCGAAGAAGGAGGGAACTACCCCTGACCCAAAGGACCTGGAACTCGTGAAGACTGAGAAGCAGAACGCTTTCGCCATCTCGCAGTACACCGACATCATGACCATCGAGAAGTTTGCCAAGCACATCACCTCTCATGGAAGTGTTTATTCGAGAGCCGACATCAGCGCCATCCTCTACATCGCCGTAGACTGCATGCGTGAGATGTTGCTTGAGGGCAAGAAAATCCGTCTGGGCGATCTTGGTGATTTCTCTCTCCTTCTCACCTCAAAGGGTGCTGAGGATGCCGACAAGTTCACCGCGCAGAACATCACCGGCGTGAAGGTTCAGTGGGAGCCTGGTCAGGAGTTTAAGAACCTTCGCGATGACGCCGAGTTCAACCTCGTAGCCAGCCGCAGTGCTCAGGCAGCCGTTATCAAGGCGATTAAGGAGGGTAAGACCAACGTTGACCTCAACGCCCCAACCACTCCGGATAATACGCCAGGCGGTTCTACCCCAGGTGGTTCAAACACCGGTCAGACCGGCAGCGACGGCCAAGGCTCTGAATCAGGCGGCGGTACTACCGGCAAGGACGATACTGGCGACGGCCTTGAATAG